One stretch of Prunus persica cultivar Lovell chromosome G1, Prunus_persica_NCBIv2, whole genome shotgun sequence DNA includes these proteins:
- the LOC18788303 gene encoding DUF724 domain-containing protein 3, translated as MQHRSHHLPLPPSSRYLHFIILFSLLPRVSNFPMSQTLFNKGDQVEVTRPGHGSTGPYYPAMVLRPVFKDKAHMLVQHQTLTNPNADGSKTLIEIVELRNARLVPPRELYQFFKVGDDVDAYRDKGWSRGTVRDILENSKYLVAFQGQEFQCQQFNLRLHREWEDDSWVPHFQEEKTSPVKSRKLVLKLKCSNRTSGASFENGTVVEVSSDEEGYEGAWYTAKIIDHIGSDKFLVEYEHLVTDDGTELLREETCASYIRPCPPRLPPVAQFKVLQQVDTLYNDGWWKGTISKVLSGSKYVVYFSSTNEELEFKHSNLRPHQDWINGRWIHGYMVNIYGYDHKEFADKRK; from the exons ATGCAACATAGATCACACCACCTCCCTCTCCCGCCAAGTTCCCGTTACctccattttataatattattctCCCTCCTTCCTAGGGTTTCCAATTTCCCAATGTCGCAGACCCTTTTCAACAAGGGAGACCAAGTGGAAGTCACAAGGCCAGGCCATGGCTCCACTGGGCCCTACTACCCAGCCATGGTGCTCCGTCCTGTATTTAAGGACAAGGCGCACATGTTGGTCCAGCACCAAACGCTAACCAACCCCAACGCCGACGGCTCAAAAACCCTAATCGAGATTGTCGAATTGCGCAATGCCAGGCTAGTGCCGCCCAGAGAGCTCTACCAGTTCTTTAAAGTCGGTGACGACGTCGACGCCTACAGAGATAAAGGGTGGTCTCGCGGGACTGTCAGGGATATTTTGGAGAATTCCAAGTACTTGGTTGCGTTCCAGGGTCAAGAATTTCAGTGTCAGCAGTTTAATTTGAGGCTGCATAGAGAGTGGGAAGATGACTCTTGGGTCCCTCATTTTCAAGAAgag AAAACGTCACCGGTGAAGTCCAGAAAGTTGGTATTGAAACTTAAGTGCAGCAACAGAACATCGGGGGCAAGCTTCGAAAATGGGACTGTGGTGGAGGTTAGCAGTGATGAGGAAGGTTACGAGGGTGCTTGGTACACTGCTAAAATAATTGACCATATAGGAAGCGACAAGTTTCTGGTGGAATATGAGCACCTGGTAACCGATGATGGAACAGAGCTCTTGAGAGAAGAAACATGTGCAAGTTATATTAGACCTTGCCCCCCTCGGCTTCCACCAGTTGCTCAGTTCAAAGTGCTCCAGCAAGTCGATACTTTGTACAATGATGGATGGTGGAAGGGTACCATTTCCAAAGTTCTAAGTGGCTCAAAGTATGTTGTCTACTTCAGCTCCACAAATGAGGAATTAGAGTTTAAACATTCCAATTTGAGGCCTCATCAGGACTGGATTAATGGACGATGGATCCATGGTTACATG GTCAATATATACGGATATGATCACAAAGAGTTTGCTGACAAAAGGAAATAG
- the LOC18788138 gene encoding F-box protein At5g49610, with translation MNSQRCSFFPDEVVLQILSRLPIKSLFRSKTVCKLWYRLVSDKYFIHLYNEVSAKNPMLLVEVSDSLGSRSNLIVVDNQRGVSEFSLDLLKDRVKVRASCNGLLCCSSIPDKGVYYVCNPMTREFKLLPKSRERHVTRFYPDGEATLVGLACNLSTQKFNVVLAGYHRTFGHRPDGTFICMVYDSESNKWRKFVSFQDDQFTHMNKNQVVYVNGALHWLTGSCSCILVLDLDYDIWRKMSLPEQVSCGSGNRFYLLESDGCLSVVQISDAWMRIWVLREYEREEWHLVNTVSLRCIKGLVPGIFPICQTGEYVFLATHKQILVFYRKTRVWKEMYSVKNSSTLPLWYSAHAFRSTIFSCR, from the coding sequence ATGAATTCCCAAAGATGTAGTTTTTTTCCGGACGAAGTTGTCCTTCAAATTCTTTCAAGACTCCCCATTAAGTCACTTTTCAGGAGCAAAACTGTTTGTAAACTTTGGTATAGATTGGTTTCTGATAAGTATTTCATTCATCTGTACAATGAAGTGTCTGCTAAGAACCCCATGCTATTGGTTGAGGTTTCTGATTCATTGGGATCAAGATCAAATCTGATTGTTGTTGACAATCAGAGGGGTGTTTCTGAATTTTCCTTAGATTTATTGAAAGACAGAGTTAAGGTTAGAGCCTCATGTAATGGTCTGTTGTGTTGCTCTAGCATACCTGATAAGGGTGTTTACTATGTATGCAATCCTATGACCCGTGAGTTCAAGTTGCTTCCAAAGAGTAGGGAAAGGCATGTGACTCGATTTTACCCTGATGGTGAGGCCACTCTAGTGGGATTGGCCTGCAATTTATCCACCCAGAAGTTTAATGTTGTTTTAGCCGGTTATCACCGTACTTTTGGTCATAGGCCGGATGGGACTTTTATTTGTATGGTATATGATTCTGAGTCAAACAAATGGAGGAAGTTCGTTTCGTTTCAGGATGATCAGTTCACCCATATGAACAAGAATCAAGTTGTGTATGTAAATGGTGCTCTTCATTGGTTGACAGGCAGTTGTTCTTGTATTCTTGTGCTTGATTTGGATTATGACATTTGGAGGAAGATGTCGTTGCCCGAACAAGTGAGTTGCGGGTCTGGAAATAGGTTTTATTTGTTAGAGTCCGATGGTTGCTTGTCTGTGGTCCAGATTTCGGATGCTTGGATGAGAATTTGGGTGTTGAGAgaatatgagagagaggaatGGCATTTGGTGAATACAGTGAGTCTTAGATGTATCAAAGGACTTGTGCCAGGCATATTCCCCATATGTCAAACTGGTGAATATGTTTTCCTAGCAACCCATAAGCAGATTTTGGTGTTTTATCGCAAGACTCGTGTGTGGAAGGAGATGTACTCTGTGAAGAACAGCTCTACACTCCCATTGTGGTACTCGGCACATGCATTTCGGAGCACGATTTTTTCCTGTCGTTAA